The Hallerella porci genome contains the following window.
GTGCACGCTCACCGGAGCGTTTGCATCAACTTCGCGAACGAGAATCTGGTAAATTTCTTCGGCCAAAAGCGGGAGGAACGGTGCAAGGATTTTGCTAAAGTCCACGAGGACTTTGTACATCGTCGCATACGCTGCATTTTTATCGCCATCGTTTTCGGATTTCCAGAAACGGCGGCGGCTGCGGCGCACATACCAGTTTGTCAAATCATCGACTGCAGCGATGATTGCGGGCACCACATTGTACAAGCGATACGCTTTCATTTCGACTTCGACTTTCGAAGCCAAATCTTGAAGAGTTGCAAGCATCCAACGATCAAGTTCATTTTCGCTCTTCACGACATCGCCCGGTTTCCAGTTGAGCTGGCCCTTGGCAGCGTCGGCGTTGTGGTTAGACACAAAGAATGCCACAGCGTTCCAGAGCGGGAGCATCACCTGCTTCACGATGCCCTTCACGCCTTCTTCGCTGAAGCGCAAATCTTCGGCCTTCAAAGCGGCGGAGTTGATCATGAACAAGCGAATAGCGTCGGCACCCGTGCGTTCGATGAGGTCGTTCGGGTCCGGATAATTCTTCTTGGACTTACTCATCTTCGAACCGTCTTCGGCCAAGATGATTCCGTTCACGATAACATTTTTAAACGCGGGCTTTTGGAAAAGCGCATTCGAAAGAACCGTTAACGTGTAGAACCAACCGCGAGTCTGGTCAAGACCTTCGGCGATAAAGTCCGCCGGGAAACTGTGTTCGACGAGTTCCTTATTTTCGAACGGATAATGGCGACTTGCATACGGCATCGAGCCCGATTCAAACCAGCAGTCAAAAACTTCTGGCGTGCGCTTGAATTCTTTGCCGTTTTTCTTGATGACGATTTTATCGACAAAATGTTTGTGCAAATCTTCGAGAGTTACACCGGTCAGGTCTGCCAATTCTTTAATCGAACCCACCGCAATCATTTCGCCGTCTTCTGCAATCCACACCGGAATCGGAGTTCCCCAGAAGCGGTTACGGCTCAAGTTCCAATCGCGAGCGTTTGCAATCCACTTGCCGAAACGACCGTTCTTGATGTGTTCCGGAATCCAGTTCACCGTCTGATTGTTTTCGACCATCCATTCTTTCAAAGTCTTGGTCACGCCATCTTTATTGGTAACGGGAGCGTCGATTTTTAAGAACCAAGTCTTGAGAGCGCGATAAATCAGAGGAACGCCGGTGCGCCAGCAATGCGGATAGCTGTGAACAATCGTGTCCTGCTTGAACACGCGGCCTTGTTCCTTGAAGTAGCGGATAATGCTCTTGTCAGCTTCCTTTGCGCCAAGTCCTTTCCACATCGGAACTTTGTCGGTGAATTTTCCTTCGGTATCGAGCGGATCAAAAAGTCCGAGATCCAAACGAGCGCCCGTCTGGAAGTCTTCTTCACCAAAACTCGGCGCGGTATGCACGGCACCTGTACCATCTTCGGTGCTCACATAGTCGGCGGTGTAAATTTTGTAATGGCGAGAAAGCTGATCGGGAGTCACATATTCATCCGAAATATGCGAAAGCGCTTCGTAGCTCTTGCCCGCAAGTTCAGAACCCATGCAAGTATCGACGATATTTGCATTCTTAAAATAAGCGGCAGTGCGA
Protein-coding sequences here:
- the ileS gene encoding isoleucine--tRNA ligase; the encoded protein is MFREIKKEETFPQIEERVLALWDKDDSFKKSLDSRPESEPYTFYDGPPFATGLPHYGHLLAGTIKDIVPRYWTMKGKRVPRGFGWDCHGLPIESLVQNELGLAGVAEIQKLGVDKFNETCRSKVLKYTSEWKTTVRRMGRWVDFDKGYKTMDKNFMESVWWVFKQCFDKGLIYQGYRIQPYSPALATPLSNFETNQGYKDRQDPSLTLIFPLISDEAKFKDTSLLVWTTTPWTLYSNFCIVVGADIKYNLVEFEGKKYWIAESRTAAYFKNANIVDTCMGSELAGKSYEALSHISDEYVTPDQLSRHYKIYTADYVSTEDGTGAVHTAPSFGEEDFQTGARLDLGLFDPLDTEGKFTDKVPMWKGLGAKEADKSIIRYFKEQGRVFKQDTIVHSYPHCWRTGVPLIYRALKTWFLKIDAPVTNKDGVTKTLKEWMVENNQTVNWIPEHIKNGRFGKWIANARDWNLSRNRFWGTPIPVWIAEDGEMIAVGSIKELADLTGVTLEDLHKHFVDKIVIKKNGKEFKRTPEVFDCWFESGSMPYASRHYPFENKELVEHSFPADFIAEGLDQTRGWFYTLTVLSNALFQKPAFKNVIVNGIILAEDGSKMSKSKKNYPDPNDLIERTGADAIRLFMINSAALKAEDLRFSEEGVKGIVKQVMLPLWNAVAFFVSNHNADAAKGQLNWKPGDVVKSENELDRWMLATLQDLASKVEVEMKAYRLYNVVPAIIAAVDDLTNWYVRRSRRRFWKSENDGDKNAAYATMYKVLVDFSKILAPFLPLLAEEIYQILVREVDANAPVSVHLCEFPSADESLKDEALVNRIAMVRGMVEMGRAIRATNNVKNRMPIASMTVVAHGEIEKQVAESMKDLILEELNVREMKFLEDESVLVKLSAKPNFLGIKAKGPEYAKNMKVISAKLNSLTPDEIKSLQGGETIKFDFGEVGADCLMIQRIVPEGLAVDANSHFTVALDLNVTDDLRRACVARELVNRIQNRRKDQNYTITDKIEVTLYSESEMFKQAVSENESYIANETQATKITWANSADGLDANEADGEKFSFTTKKA